The Macaca fascicularis isolate 582-1 chromosome 14, T2T-MFA8v1.1 genome contains the following window.
TTTACAAGACTTGATGTCTGATGGGCTATAGGGGACGTGAGAGAGGGAAAAATCAAGGATGACACCCAggtttccattctttttttttttttttttttgagatggagtctcgctctgtgcccaggctagagtgcagtggccggatctcagctcactgcaagctccgcctcctgggttcacgccattctcctgcctcagcctcccgagtagctgggactacaggcacccgccacctcgcccagctcattttttttgtgtttttagtagagatggggtttcaccgtgttagccagcatggtctcgatctcctgacctcgtgatccgcccatctcggcctcccaaaatgctgggattacaggcttgagccaccgcgcccggcccaggtttCCATTCTTTAAACTAGAAACACAGAGGAGAAGTGGagtagacttaaaaaaaaaaaaatgaagccccTCTTTTATTGCCCATCTTCTTCCACCATTCTTACATGACTGCAGAGTGTCCTGCTCCAACGCAGCCCTGTgaaactttactttttttgtttcagCCTCATTGAAGTATAATTGGTATACAAAAAACtgcatataattaatatatacaatttggtGATTTTGGAACTAAGTATACACTCATGTTACTATTACCACAATCAAGGGAATAAACATGTTCGTCACTTCCAAGTTTCTGTgtatccctttattttcattttatttttatttttatttatatatttatttatttattttgagacagggtctcactctgttgcccaggctggagtgcagtggcacgatctcatctcacttcaacctctgcctcctgagaatcaagcgattctcccacctcagcttgccgagtagctggtactacaggtgcccacaaccacgcccagctgatttttgtgtttagttgagaagggatttcgccatattgaccaggccaggctggtctcgaactcctgacctcaggtgatccatccgcctaggcctttcaaagtgctgggattacaggcgtgagccaccgcacccagccttgtgttttttgttttgttttgttttttgagacagttttgctctcgttgcccgggctggagtgcaatggcgcgatctcggctcactgcaaactttgcctcccgggttcaagcgattctcctgtctcagtctcccaagtagttgcaATTACGGGCgcgcgccatcacgcctggctaattttacatttttagtagaaatggggtttctccatgttggtcaggctggtattgaacgcccaacctcaggtgatccacccacctcagcctcccaaagtgctgggattacaggcatgagccaccgcgcctggcctgtttttagttttatttacttttgttttggttttggctttCATGTATCAAGAACATTTAATGTGAGATGTACCCTCTTCACACATGTTTAAGTTCACAATGCCTTATTGTTACTGTAGGCACAATGTTATACCAGAGGAGACTTGAAAAGCTCATTTTGCTCATTATTGTAGTCCCATTAcaaagcagatgctcaataaaaatgtattgaattaaTGATCAGGTTTGGAGGGGAAATGGTGAGTTCACTTTGGGAAATGTGAACTCCCCGAAGCAGATGTCCAAGAGGTAGCAGAACGGACAATCAAGGAGACATGAGAGTCACAGGCAATTGAAATCAGGGAAGAGATGAGATCCCCAgagcaaggaaaagagaaggcTGAAAGGCAGAGGGCGAGCTGCTTGATGGTTGAAGCCAGAGGTCAGGTGGAGCCGCACTCCTCCTTGGCTTTCTAGAGTCTCTTTGCATCTGGTCCTTGGGTTCCATGAGATACCATGGTATCCTTGTGATAAAATCCTCTTTAGGCTTAATCTAGCTCAGGGTGGCTCCTGTTAATTTGCCATGGCAAGTCTCACGTGATAAACCATCCCCATTATTCACCCAGTCATCCGTGATGGTCCCCTGGGTGTCCATTCAGTCAATCATTTGTCAAACATTCACATAGTTGCCAACTAACGCTGGGTGAGATAGGGGTCCATCCTAGATTCTTCTTCCCTTCAACATCCGCACTCCCTGCCCTGGCTCAGGCTTGCCCGTGCCTCCTCACTGATCTCCCCCTCCACAGTCAGCCCCACTAACCTGCCTGCCCAGGGAGGGCGATGTTTCTAAACTGGTCATGTTCCTTATGTGCTTAAAAGCCCTCTGTGCCAAAACTGACTGGAAGAAATATCTCAAAGTATAGAGGAAAAATGCAGAGACGAAAATTATGAGGGAACAGATAAGAAcacatctcgaaaaaaaaaagcaaacaaacagacaaacaaacaaaacatcccTCCATACCCTCAAAACAGAGGCCAACATCCTTATCCTGGCCCTCTACGCCCTCTGCAGCTCGCACCTGCCACTCCTGCTTGGCTTCTGTAGTGCAGAACAAAGTCACAGGTGGGACTCCATGGTTACCCTCCCTGTGGTTCTGCACACATTGTCCCCTCTCCTTGGGACACCCTTCTTCTGGCTACCCACTCTTCAGGGCTTAACCTGGGgggtcacctcctccaggaagccctctgaCTCCTCTGGGCTCCCATATCACCCTGTGCTGTCCTCTGTCACTGTCCTTATCACACTGTGCTGCCCTTATATGTGCCTGGCTCCTCTCCTGGCCGGTgaattccttgagggcagggagcaTGTATGCCAAGACCAGGCACTGGGTAGGCCTCAGCATGTTTGCTGAGAGTCTGAGGAACTTTCTCAGCTCAGCTAACAGCGGAGACCACTGCAGAGCAGGTGGGTGGCTGGCCTTGGTGACCAGTGTCAGGGGAGATGTAGTGGGAGCCGGAGGGATGGGGTGGGCATGGGCCAAATTGCTGGGGATGCTGAGTAACTCCTTTTCTAGCCCAAGGGAGTTGCCGTTCTGTCCTCCCTCTCATCCTGCTTGGGGCCATTCTTTCATCAGTTCCTCATCCAGGCCCTTGCTGAACATACCCTCCTGGGAATGTGAACCCAAATCTCCCCACAGGAATCTCAAACTTCCCATGGACCCCAACCTTCCTAAGTATCCCAAACTTCATCAAAGTTTCCTGGAAACTTGTTCTCATGACTCCTAAAATTCCACCATTCATCTCCCAAACTTCACCTCAAAACCACTTTTCCTGCCCAACGCCCAGGAAGAGAGTGGTGCGCTCCTTACCCAGGCCTTGTCCTGCGTGGGGAAGCTGCTGCTGGTCTCCACCACGGCCACCAGGAGAGGGGAGGACAAGTTTCTTTTTGATATTGTCAATCCCCACCCCTTGCACCTCCCCCACACAGCTGCTCAGAAACACGACACTCCCCCATCTATTTCTGGATGTCTCCTCAGGGCTCAGGAACACCAGCCTCTGCTCAGTCTGACCTGCCCAGTGTTCGTcctacaaaaaaagagaatcccTGAAGCCAGATAGGAGGTGGACTGAAGCACTAGGGATCCAGGTTGGGACAACTGCCTCCTCACTGGCCATGGTCCTGTACTCTGGTCAgtcaaggaggaggaagagaggaggaagctTCAGCACCTCAGCTTCAGAGAGCATCTCCTTAGATTTTGTACCTTTCACGTGAACACTGAGACTTAGCAAGGTGCCAGGAGAGATTCAAACTAAGGAGGCTGGATTCTGGGTCCCAGTTCCAGCTCTGACTCGCCAGGTGATCTTGGAGGACTTCTTTCTGCTACACTTAGGATCCCTGCCAATgactagattttttttgttgttgtttttttgttttttgttttttattttttgagatggagtcttgctctgtcgccaggctggagtgcagtggccagatctcggctcactgcaacctctgccttccgggttcaagcaattctcctgcctcagcctcccgagtagctgggactacaggcgcccgccaccacgtccggctagttttttgtattttttagtagagatggggtttcaccgtgttagtcaggatggtctcgatctcctgacctcgtgatccgcccgtctcggaatttttgtatttttaatagagatggggtttcaccatgttggccaggatggtctcaatctcttgacctcgggatctgcccacctcagcctcccaaagttctgggattacaggtgtgagccaccgtgcctggcccccaatGGCTAGATTTGAGTCCATCTCTTGGGGCCTTATTTTGGGTTCCAGGTCCTGGGATGGGAGAAGCAATCCCCCAAAGCCAGAGAGTGGAGAGGGACAAAGCAGTGATCCCAGCAGATCTGGTCTCAGGGGCTGTCCCAGCAGGCCAAGCTGTCCCCAGGTGGTATCTTCTCTTCAAGCAACTGCAAACACTCAGCTTCCTCCAGAGAGCGGGGCAGGCAGGATATGTAGGcaacttctctttctttctctttctctctctctctctctctttctcattttgcCTTTAGCCCAGgcaacttctttctctttctttttctctctctctgtctttctttctggcatttcgcccaggctggagtgcagtggctccatctcagctcattgccatctccaccttctggttttaagcaattctcctgactcagccttctgagtagctgggattataggtacccgccaccatgcccggctaatttttgtatttttagtagagacggggtttcaacatgttggccaggctggtctcgaactcctaacctcgtgatcctcccgcctcagcctcccaaagtgctaggattacaggagtgagcaaccgcgccctgccctggagctgttTTTCTAACAAGCACTCAGAagcacctccctccccaccctcctccaAGACTGGACCCACGGTATGTCTTCCCGTTTGGTCTACAGAAAGGATTCTGGGAGACAGCAGGACTCTAGGTGGAGGAAACTTTTTATTTGACAGTCTGAGGGGATGAGGGGACAGGGATGGGGGAAATTAATGAGCCAGACCAGGCTGGAGTCCTTTGGGTAGCTCTAATCTTTCGTGCCTACCTCAGCTCCAGCAGGCAGCATTTCCAAATCCTAGCTTTCGCAACCCTCAGAAATCCTAGCTTTCAGCGACCCTCCGGCCGCTGGGGGAAGGAAGGGTGACATCCCCCCTCCTCCTGGCTCAGGCCGCTGGGAAGCTCTTCCCTGAGCTACGAATTCCTCCGCTGGCCCCTTTCCCCATGGCCTCTGACGCGGCATCCAAAACTCAGAGCCAGGTTATTTATAGATAAGCCCAGAGGAGGTGGGGGAAAGGCCAGTGTTTACAAACATGGGTCACCTGAGTCTGAGCGGCACCGAAAGCGGTCTGGGGGAGGGGCGAGCCTGGATCCTGTGGATTTGCGACCAAGGGCTCTGTCTCTGGCCCAACCCCACTGAAGGGGTATGGGGAGAGGGCCCAGAGAAGGGAGGGAGTGGGCGCTGCTCAGATGCTGGAGCACGTGGCCCAAGGTGTGGGCCAAATGCAAACTCTGCAATTCAGAGTGCTCCAGGGGCGACCTTTTGGCTGGCGGGACCTCCGCGGGGCCCCCTGGCCTGGTCGTCTGGGGGCCAGGGGCCGACCGGGTCAGGGACCGCCTGAGGGAGAGACCAAGTCTCACAAGTTCCTTCCCCCTCACAGCCAAAGAGGGTCCCGCAGAAAGACCCCGCAGTCCTGGAGAAGGGGAGTTGCCCCTCAGCCCCTGCCCCGCCGCGGCCGCTCCCGGCCCCGCGTGCGGCGCTGGGAAAGGGGTGTCGGGTTACCAGCGCGGGGGCTCTAGTTACCCTCGGGAACCTTGCTTTCAGCCGGACTCCGGGGACAGCGCAGCGCCCGCCCGAGCCCTCGGCGCTACCTCCTGCTCGCGGCCTCCGCAACCTTCAGGTGGGTCTTCTGCCCCCGGCCCTCTCCTCTCTGGCGGAGCCAAACTGCGGCCCCGCCTTTACCGTCTCAGAAAAGTCCCCGGACTGGAGACTCTGAGGAAGGGGCGTCGGGAGTCTGGAGCGGAGACTTGGAGCGGGGGGCGGACAATAAACTCCAGGCCCCGCCCACGCCCCCGGCCCCGCCCACGCCCCGCCAGGGCCCTAATCCTGGACCCCGGATCCCGCGCGCCTGGAGACAGGGTCCAGATCTCCCTCGAGCCCCTCGAAACCAGGACTCCAGCGCCACTGGTCCCGCCCTCACCCGGACTCCTGGCCCTCACGTCTCCTCCAGGGATGGCACTGGCGTCACTGATGATGGCCCtcggctgccttggcctccacaCCTGGCAGGTAACTCCAGGAACCATCTCCAGTCCCTAAGTGGGACATTGGGGGGCAGACCCTGAGGAAGTGGACTGGGGGCTGACTCCTCACAGCCCTCTCCCAGGGACTCTTCCCTAGGATTCCACTCTTAACTCTCTTCCTCTCAGGAACCTCCATCCCTGCAGGGAGCCCCAGGTTCCCATTCTGTCTCCTAGAACCCCCACCTCCATTCCTCTCTGGATGCCTCCAACATTCTCCTCCCCACCTCTCATCTCCCAGCGCAGGCACAGTCCCGCAAAGCCTCCTTGGGTTACCTGTGTGCTGCAGTCCTGGCAGCCTCTCCCAGCCAAGGCTTGTCCTCCCCACCACCCCTACCCCAAATGTGGGTACAGAGCAGGGGAGGACGCAGGCGTCTCAGAGCTGACAGTGATTTGGTGTGGTGGCTGAGCACCTACCTGCAAGGGCTTCCTGCTGGATGAGAGGGAAAGAGAGCCTGAGGAGACTGGGGCTGGGGGTCAGGTAGCTGGACACTTGCTGTGTgtagtatttgcacataacctgCCTGCTAGATCTTACAGCCAGAAAAGTGCTTGGTAGTCATCTAGTCCCACCTCCCACCGACCGCAGGAACCTTTCTAATGACAGGATGATCCCTTTTAGGTTGTACAGAAGTAATGCTCTTTATGCTGTCTTCATAATAACTGTGAGGTTGGAAGTATCCTCAAGTCCAGAAAAGTTATGACACTTGCCCAAGATCTCACAGCTAATACGTGGTAAAGTCAagatttcaggctgggtgcggtggcttatgcctgtaatcccagcactttgggaggctgaggctggtggatcacttgaggtcaggagttcgagaccagcctgacctacatggtgaaaccctgtctctactaaaaatacgaaaaattagctgggtgtggtattgcacacttgtaatcccagctactcaggaggctgagacaggagaattgcttgaacccaggaggcagggttgcagtgagccaagatcgtgccattgtactccagcctaggcaacagagtgagacttcgtctcaaaaaaacaaaaacaaaagaacaaattagccaaccatggtggcatgcacaggtaatcccagttacttgggaggctgaggtgggagaatcactccaacctgggaggcggagcttgcagtgagcagagatctcaccactgaactccagcctgggcaacagagcaagactctgtctcaaaaaaaaaaaagatttcagccCATGTCTGTCTGACTCCAGTGCCTGTGCTATTTAAGCCTCTTATTGGGTCCTTGCCAAATTGCATATACCTGATATTTGGGGATAGAAATGAGATTCTGTGTTTCTGGATGGGTTTGCCCCCAGGACCCGTGTCCAGTGCTCTGAACTTACGCTCTTTTCGGTGTGgcatctctcttccttcctccacaGGCCCAGGCTGTTCCCATCCTGCCCCTGGGACTGGCTCCAGACACCTTTGACGATGCCTATGTGGGTTGTGCagaggagatggaggagaaggCAGCCCCCCTGCTAAAGGCGGAAATGGCCCACCATGCCCTGCTTCGGGAATCCTGGGAGGCAGCCCAGGAGGCCTGGGAGGACAGGCATCGAGGGCTCACCTTACCCCCTGGCTTCAAAGCCCAGAATGGAATAGCCATTATGGTCTACACCAACTCATCTAACACCTTGTACTGGAAGTTGAATCAGGCCGTGCGGACAGGCGGAGGCTCCCGGGAGCTCTACATGAGGCACTTTCCCTTCAAGGCCCTGCATTTCTACCTGATCCGGGCCCTGCAGCTGCTTCGAGGCGGTGGGGGCTGCAGCACAGGGCCTGGGGAGGTGGTGTTCCGAGGTGTGGGCAGCCTTCGCTTTGAACCCAAAAGGCTGGGGGACTCTGTCCGCTTAGGCCAGTTTGCCTCCAGCTCCCTGGATAAGGCAGTGGCCTGCAGATTTGGTAATGCCACCCTCTTTTCTCTAACGACTTGCTTTGGGGCCCCTATCCAGGCCTTCTCTGTCTTTCCCAAGGAGCGCGAGGTGCTGATTCCCCCCCATGAAGTCTTCTTGGTCACCAGATTCTCTCAGGATGGAGCCCAGAGCCTGGTGACTCTCTGGAGCTATAATCAGACCTGCAGCCACTTTAACTGCGCCTATCTGGGTGGTGAGCTGTGCATGGAGGAAGCAGGACTGGCAGTGtgggtgaaataagccagaatgTTCCTACACAATAATCCCCAGGGCCTTCGGGAGACCCACTTGGTTAAAGGGGAATTGAGGGCTGGAAGTCAGCTGGAGTTAATGTCATCTGTGACTCGGGTTTTTTTGGGTCCTATAAGTGTTTTCCAGATTTGTGAACATTCTCAGATGATTCTATATGTCCTCAAAAGGGTCCATCTGCTACACAGTCTAATAGACCAAAAGAACCTGGTTAAGGAGATTAGCAAGCAGCAGAAAGAGCCAGGGGGACTGCTTCAGGTCTCAGGGGGCCCTGGGCTTGATGAGGCTGATAGGGCATGTATGTGCCACTCCCAAGTGCTAAGGCAGGGACAGATGGAAGAGTGACTGGGTCTTGGGTGGGAAGAGGGATGGAAACGCAATCTGGAAAACTTCCTGGAGGACCGAGGAGGAAGGGAAGTCAGAAGTTTCCCTTTAGGTGAAGGGAAAATAGATTGAGAGGGGAAAATGGCCCTGCCAAGGCCTGATGGGCCGGGCAGTTTGGGTGTGAGTCTGTCCACATGGAGGCCTCACTCTGCTGTCTGTTGCAGGGGAGAAGAGGCGGGGCTGTGTGTCTGCACCAGGTGAGTCGCTCTTCCATCCTCCCTCAGCTGCTTTGACTCCCCCTCACCCTGCTGaccccttccttttcttctccctccagcAGGGGTGCAGCCAGTCACAATCTGAGGGGGCCTCCTCTCTGCCCCCCTGGAAGACCCTGCTCTTGGCCCCTGGGGAGTTCCAGCTCTCAGGGATTGGGCCCTGAAACTCCAACATCTGCCACTTAGGAGCCCTGGGAACGGGTGACCTTCATATGAAGAAGAGGCGCCTCCAACAGCCTTGAGAAGCAAGAACGTGGTTCCAGACCCAGCCCTAGCAGCCTTCTCCCCATCCAGGatgtggggctggggaggccacGGCAGGGCTGAGGGAACTCTGCTATGTGGTGGGGACTTCCCGGGACAAGCAAGGGAAGTACTGAGGCAGCCACTTGATTGAACGGTGTTGCAGTGTGGAGACATGGAATTTTATTGAGGCAGCCACTTGATTAAAAGGTATTGCAGTGTGGAGACATGGAATTTTATGATTGGTTTATTCCATGAGACTAGACCATCTGCCCCACTCTGGCCTTGCTAGGCTGAGGGACTGACTGAGGGACTAAAAAAATAACTTcctggggccgggcgtggtggctcacacttgtaatcccagcactttgggaggccgaggcgggtggatcacgaggtcaggagattgagaccagtctggctaacacggtgaaaccctgtctctactaaaaatacaaaaaaattagctgggcgtggtggcgggcacctgtagtcccagctactccggaggctgaggcaggagaatggagtgaacccatgagacggagcttgcagtgagcggaaatctcgccactgcactccagcctgggtgacagagcaagactccgtctcaaaaataataataatagtaacttctTGGTCACTCCTAGACACAATCTCCTGTGCAGACCCGTGTCACACTCTAACTTGCAAATCCAGAAGCTAGAACAGCTAGGGGGTCCTCACGACAACCATGAAGGCAGGAAAGCAGGCAGGTGATTCCTCAGCCCCACTTGTGAGGTGAGGAGTGCAAAGACAAGGAAGGAGGCAACTGGTCAGAGGGTTCCCATTGAACCCCGACCTCTCATCTCCCcggcctcctgcctcctggtcCGGAACTATCCATGAAAGATCTGAGGAAACTCAAAGTAGGATCCTAAGCCCAAGACAGTTGGGACCACAGAGCAAGTCATTTCTCTCTGTCCTACTCCCACAAGGGTCCATTTCAGGGGAAAGAAAGGCGAGGACCTCAAAACATCAGGAGACAGAGATTCTCACACAGCCCGGAGGCCTCTCACATCCAGAACAGAAACTTTATTGAAGCAAGAAAAGCAGCGCAGGCTCCTCCCAAGGGGCCCCCCACCCTTACCCTCCTAGGCTACCACCCTCAGCAGCAGAAGAAGGGAGCCTTCCACTGTATCAGGACCTCCCTTCAGTCCCCAAATCCTCCCCCTGGGGCAGGTCCGCAGCCCCCTCTGCTTCCTGCTCCCTATGTACTAGCACATGAGCTGGGGAGCGCGGGCCGGAATCTCCAGAAGCCAGAGTCCTCGCCCCTTCACTGTCCGGAAGCCCGCTTCCTGATGATTCCTGGGTCCCCACAATCCCAGGCCCTGTCAGCTCTGGGGTCTCAGGGATGGGAGGCCCCAGGTTCTGGAAGCTGTTGTGCACTCAGGTGATGCAGTGACTGAGGATGCTGGCACTGTCAGGAGGCCGGGGTGTACCTCCCTCCGCCAGAGTTCACTGCACACAGGCTACCTCGCTTTGCAGTCGAGATACAGTCTTGGTCAGCTCTGtgagtctgttgcccaggtctGGAGGAGGTGGAGTACTGAGGGGCCTTTCAGAGGATGAGCCTGCCCTGTACCCCTTTTACCCTTTACAGAATCCCAGGGGTTGCCGTATCCAGAGTTCCTGAGGGAGAACTGGAAGAAGTGAGGAACGGGTGTGTGGGCTAGGGGTCAGGTGGGTGGGTGAAACTGGGACAGGTGAATCCGAtcgggtggggagggaggagctgaGGAGCTGGAAAGAAGGGAAGTCTGGGGGCCAGAGAAGGATGACAAGCCATGGGGAAAGCTGTTACTGGGTAGACGTTCATgcgtccccccccccccgccctcTCCCCAGTCTATGGCCAGCCAGCTCACCGCATCCTTCAGGGCCCAGTTC
Protein-coding sequences here:
- the ART5 gene encoding ecto-ADP-ribosyltransferase 5 isoform X5, translated to MGRGPREGREWALLRCWSTWPKVWAKCKLCNSECSRGDLLAGGTSAGPPGLVVWGPGADRVRDRLRERPSLTSSFPLTAKEGPAERPRSPGEGELPLSPCPAAAAPGPACGAGKGVSGYQRGGSSYPREPCFQPDSGDSAAPARALGATSCSRPPQPSGMALASLMMALGCLGLHTWQAQAVPILPLGLAPDTFDDAYVGCAEEMEEKAAPLLKAEMAHHALLRESWEAAQEAWEDRHRGLTLPPGFKAQNGIAIMVYTNSSNTLYWKLNQAVRTGGGSRELYMRHFPFKALHFYLIRALQLLRGGGGCSTGPGEVVFRGVGSLRFEPKRLGDSVRLGQFASSSLDKAVACRFGNATLFSLTTCFGAPIQAFSVFPKEREVLIPPHEVFLVTRFSQDGAQSLVTLWSYNQTCSHFNCAYLGGEKRRGCVSAPAGVQPVTI
- the ART5 gene encoding ecto-ADP-ribosyltransferase 5 isoform X6; translated protein: MGRGPREGREWALLRCWSTWPKVWAKCKLCNSECSRGDLLAGGTSAGPPGLVVWGPGADRVRDRLRERPSLTSSFPLTAKEGPAERPRSPGEGELPLSPCPAAAAPGPACGAGKGVSGYQRGGSSYPREPCFQPDSGDSAAPARALGATSCSRPPQPSGMALASLMMALGCLGLHTWQAQAVPILPLGLAPDTFDDAYVGCAEEMEEKAAPLLKAEMAHHALLRESWEAAQEAWEDRHRGLTLPPGFKAQNGIAIMVYTNSSNTLYWKLNQAVRTGGGSRELYMRHFPFKALHFYLIRALQLLRGGGGCSTGPGEVVFRGVGSLRFEPKRLGDSVRLGQFASSSLDKAVACRFGNATLFSLTTCFGAPIQAFSVFPKEREVLIPPHEVFLVTRFSQDGAQSLVTLWSYNQTCSHFNCAYLGGEKRRGCVSAPGVQPVTI
- the ART5 gene encoding ecto-ADP-ribosyltransferase 5 isoform X3, whose translation is MGRGPREGREWALLRCWSTWPKVWAKCKLCNSECSRGDLLAGGTSAGPPGLVVWGPGADRVRDRLRERPSLTSSFPLTAKEGPAERPRSPGEGELPLSPCPAAAAPGPACGAGKGVSGYQRGGSSYPREPCFQPDSGDSAAPARALGATSCSRPPQPSGMALASLMMALGCLGLHTWQAQAVPILPLGLAPDTFDDAYVGCAEEMEEKAAPLLKAEMAHHALLRESWEAAQEAWEDRHRGLTLPPGFKAQNGIAIMVYTNSSNTLYWKLNQAVRTGGGSRELYMRHFPFKALHFYLIRALQLLRGGGGCSTGPGEVVFRGVGSLRFEPKRLGDSVRLGQFASSSLDKAVACRFGNATLFSLTTCFGAPIQAFSVFPKEREVLIPPHEVFLVTRFSQDGAQSLVTLWSYNQTCSHFNCAYLGGEKRRGCVSAPGALGTGDLHMKKRRLQQP
- the ART5 gene encoding ecto-ADP-ribosyltransferase 5 isoform X7, translated to MGRGPREGREWALLRCWSTWPKVWAKCKLCNSECSRGDLLAGGTSAGPPGLVVWGPGADRVRDRLRERPSLTSSFPLTAKEGPAERPRSPGEGELPLSPCPAAAAPGPACGAGKGVSGYQRGGSSYPREPCFQPDSGDSAAPARALGATSCSRPPQPSGMALASLMMALGCLGLHTWQAQAVPILPLGLAPDTFDDAYVGCAEEMEEKAAPLLKAEMAHHALLRESWEAAQEAWEDRHRGLTLPPGFKAQNGIAIMVYTNSSNTLYWKLNQAVRTGGGSRELYMRHFPFKALHFYLIRALQLLRGGGGCSTGPGEVVFRGAFSVFPKEREVLIPPHEVFLVTRFSQDGAQSLVTLWSYNQTCSHFNCAYLGGELCMEEAGLAVGEEAGLCVCTSRGAASHNLRGPPLCPPGRPCSWPLGSSSSQGLGPETPTSAT
- the ART5 gene encoding ecto-ADP-ribosyltransferase 5 isoform X8; the protein is MGRGPREGREWALLRCWSTWPKVWAKCKLCNSECSRGDLLAGGTSAGPPGLVVWGPGADRVRDRLRERPSLTSSFPLTAKEGPAERPRSPGEGELPLSPCPAAAAPGPACGAGKGVSGYQRGGSSYPREPCFQPDSGDSAAPARALGATSCSRPPQPSGMALASLMMALGCLGLHTWQAQAVPILPLGLAPDTFDDAYVGCAEEMEEKAAPLLKAEMAHHALLRESWEAAQEAWEDRHRGLTLPPGFKAQNGIAIMVYTNSSNTLYWKLNQAVRTGGGSRELYMRHFPFKALHFYLIRALQLLRGGGGCSTGPGEAFSVFPKEREVLIPPHEVFLVTRFSQDGAQSLVTLWSYNQTCSHFNCAYLGGELCMEEAGLAVGEEAGLCVCTSRGAASHNLRGPPLCPPGRPCSWPLGSSSSQGLGPETPTSAT
- the ART5 gene encoding ecto-ADP-ribosyltransferase 5 isoform X18 — its product is MGRGPREGREWALLRCWSTWPKVWAKCKLCNSECSRGDLLAGGTSAGPPGLVVWGPGADRVRDRLRERPSLTSSFPLTAKEGPAERPRSPGEGELPLSPCPAAAAPGPACGAGKGVSGYQRGGSSYPREPCFQPDSGDSAAPARALGATSCSRPPQPSGMALASLMMALGCLGLHTWQAQAVPILPLGLAPDTFDDAYVGCAEEMEEKAAPLLKAEMAHHALLRESWEAAQEAWEDRHRGLTLPPGFKAQNGIAIMVYTNSSNTLYWKLNQAVRTGGGSRELYMRHFPFKALHFYLIRALQLLRGGGGCSTGPGEVVFRGVGSLRFEPKRLGDSVRLGQFASSSLDKAVACRFGEKRRGCVSAPGALGTGDLHMKKRRLQQP
- the ART5 gene encoding ecto-ADP-ribosyltransferase 5 isoform X2 — translated: MGRGPREGREWALLRCWSTWPKVWAKCKLCNSECSRGDLLAGGTSAGPPGLVVWGPGADRVRDRLRERPSLTSSFPLTAKEGPAERPRSPGEGELPLSPCPAAAAPGPACGAGKGVSGYQRGGSSYPREPCFQPDSGDSAAPARALGATSCSRPPQPSGMALASLMMALGCLGLHTWQAQAVPILPLGLAPDTFDDAYVGCAEEMEEKAAPLLKAEMAHHALLRESWEAAQEAWEDRHRGLTLPPGFKAQNGIAIMVYTNSSNTLYWKLNQAVRTGGGSRELYMRHFPFKALHFYLIRALQLLRGGGGCSTGPGEVVFRGVGSLRFEPKRLGDSVRLGQFASSSLDKAVACRFGNATLFSLTTCFGAPIQAFSVFPKEREVLIPPHEVFLVTRFSQDGAQSLVTLWSYNQTCSHFNCAYLGGELCMEEAGLAVGEEAGLCVCTRGAASHNLRGPPLCPPGRPCSWPLGSSSSQGLGPETPTSAT
- the ART5 gene encoding ecto-ADP-ribosyltransferase 5 isoform X4, with amino-acid sequence MGRGPREGREWALLRCWSTWPKVWAKCKLCNSECSRGDLLAGGTSAGPPGLVVWGPGADRVRDRLRERPSLTSSFPLTAKEGPAERPRSPGEGELPLSPCPAAAAPGPACGAGKGVSGYQRGGSSYPREPCFQPDSGDSAAPARALGATSCSRPPQPSGMALASLMMALGCLGLHTWQAQAVPILPLGLAPDTFDDAYVGCAEEMEEKAAPLLKAEMAHHALLRESWEAAQEAWEDRHRGLTLPPGFKAQNGIAIMVYTNSSNTLYWKLNQAVRTGGGSRELYMRHFPFKALHFYLIRALQLLRGGGGCSTGPGEVVFRGVGSLRFEPKRLGDSVRLGQFASSSLDKAVACRFGNATLFSLTTCFGAPIQAFSVFPKEREVLIPPHEVFLVTRFSQDGAQSLVTLWSYNQTCSHFNCAYLGGELCMEEAGLAVGEEAGLCVCTRSPGNG
- the ART5 gene encoding ecto-ADP-ribosyltransferase 5 isoform X23 translates to MGRGPREGREWALLRCWSTWPKVWAKCKLCNSECSRGDLLAGGTSAGPPGLVVWGPGADRVRDRLRERPSLTSSFPLTAKEGPAERPRSPGEGELPLSPCPAAAAPGPACGAGKGVSGYQRGGSSYPREPCFQPDSGDSAAPARALGATSCSRPPQPSGMALASLMMALGCLGLHTWQAQAVPILPLGLAPDTFDDAYVGCAEEMEEKAAPLLKAEMAHHALLRESWEAAQEAWEDRHRGLTLPPGFKAQNGIAIMVYTNSSNTLYWKLNQAVRTGGGSRELYMRHFPFKALHFYLIRALQLLRGGGGCSTGPGEVVFRGVGSLRFEPKRLGDSVRLGQFASSSLDKAVACRFGEKRRGCVSAPGVQPVTI